A window of the Vallitalea okinawensis genome harbors these coding sequences:
- a CDS encoding molybdopterin-dependent oxidoreductase, giving the protein MKNKVVGIIMGIIIVCVVIFGILNARNLEARKAMQNDAELNIKTNGEIVKTYNLQALNELGMEDFQANLKKNGQEPVTYTYTGVLLKTVLEDAKVDLSQAKAVVATAVDGYSSAIALDKVLEENNVYIAVKREGEAIGNKEDGGDGPYQIIISKDPFSQYWCKWAIEVDVQ; this is encoded by the coding sequence ATGAAGAATAAAGTGGTTGGTATAATCATGGGTATCATTATTGTATGTGTTGTTATATTTGGAATTCTCAACGCTAGAAATTTAGAAGCTCGAAAAGCTATGCAAAATGATGCTGAACTGAATATAAAAACCAATGGAGAGATTGTTAAGACATACAATTTACAAGCACTCAATGAATTAGGCATGGAAGACTTTCAAGCAAATCTTAAAAAGAATGGACAAGAGCCTGTCACATACACCTATACAGGTGTTTTACTTAAAACAGTACTTGAAGATGCTAAGGTGGACTTAAGTCAGGCAAAGGCTGTAGTGGCAACTGCTGTTGATGGATACTCTAGTGCCATAGCACTTGATAAAGTATTGGAAGAAAACAATGTCTATATAGCTGTTAAACGAGAAGGTGAAGCTATTGGTAATAAGGAAGACGGTGGCGATGGACCTTATCAGATTATAATTAGTAAAGATCCATTCAGTCAATATTGGTGTAAATGGGCTATAGAGGTGGATGTTCAATGA
- a CDS encoding energy-coupling factor ABC transporter ATP-binding protein, with protein MTPLLELKEINFRYSNQRLQLIQDLNLELYQGEIIALTGHSGCGKSTLCHIACGVIPKLIHKPFDGHVYLMGVEMEKLTLAEISKRMGVVFQNPDYQIFSSTVEDELAFGMENHCISREEMRDKIKEISDLIGLADLLKDNPNQLSGGQKQLVVLGSILCMDPDILILDEAFSQLSLGIKKQMLTVLIELKKRGKGILMIDHQLEDLHIGDRLLRMQEGRLIV; from the coding sequence ATGACCCCGCTTTTAGAGTTAAAAGAGATTAACTTCCGATACAGTAATCAACGATTGCAGTTAATACAAGACTTAAATTTAGAGTTATATCAAGGAGAGATCATAGCCCTAACCGGACATAGTGGCTGTGGGAAAAGTACTCTTTGCCATATTGCATGTGGGGTTATCCCTAAATTGATACACAAGCCTTTTGATGGACATGTTTATCTAATGGGTGTAGAGATGGAGAAACTAACTTTAGCTGAGATATCTAAGCGTATGGGAGTTGTCTTTCAGAATCCAGACTATCAGATTTTCTCTTCGACAGTAGAAGACGAACTAGCTTTTGGTATGGAGAATCACTGTATTAGTAGAGAAGAGATGAGAGATAAAATCAAGGAAATAAGTGATTTAATTGGTCTGGCGGACTTGCTTAAAGACAACCCTAATCAGTTATCTGGCGGACAAAAACAGTTGGTAGTATTAGGCTCCATCCTTTGCATGGATCCTGATATACTTATACTGGATGAAGCATTTAGTCAGCTGAGCCTTGGAATCAAAAAGCAAATGCTTACTGTATTAATCGAATTGAAGAAAAGAGGGAAAGGCATTTTAATGATTGACCATCAACTGGAAGACTTACATATTGGTGACCGCCTGCTCCGTATGCAGGAAGGACGGCTAATTGTTTAA
- a CDS encoding energy-coupling factor ABC transporter ATP-binding protein: MEGKICLNNVSFQYEKKKSILHHINLSLNQGEVTFLRGENGCGKTTLSKLLIGILKPTEGIVSLNGQDISQLSLHEIGKSLGYLFQNPEKQLFALTVEEELVFLSTLQRGGQQEVKNRADSLLKQFDLHDKCNQLIHTLSYGEKQRLALAAILMNNPQYIILDEPTTGLDIKRKKQLMRIIKDLNNQGTGFLIITHDEEFSKELGERFLNIKKGRVYDNENAYY; this comes from the coding sequence ATGGAAGGAAAGATATGCTTAAACAACGTATCCTTTCAATATGAGAAGAAGAAGAGCATTCTTCATCACATCAATCTTTCACTCAACCAAGGGGAAGTTACTTTCCTTAGGGGAGAAAACGGGTGTGGTAAGACTACCCTAAGTAAGTTATTGATAGGGATACTAAAACCTACAGAAGGCATCGTTAGCCTTAATGGACAGGATATAAGCCAATTATCTTTACATGAAATTGGTAAAAGTCTAGGTTATTTATTTCAGAATCCAGAGAAGCAACTTTTCGCCTTGACTGTTGAAGAAGAACTAGTTTTTTTATCAACCTTACAGAGAGGTGGTCAACAAGAGGTGAAGAATCGGGCTGATAGTCTTTTAAAGCAATTTGATCTTCACGATAAGTGTAATCAGTTGATACATACCCTAAGCTACGGTGAAAAACAACGGCTAGCCTTAGCAGCGATCTTAATGAATAATCCTCAGTATATTATTTTGGATGAACCAACAACAGGATTGGATATTAAAAGGAAAAAGCAACTGATGAGAATCATAAAGGATCTTAACAATCAGGGGACAGGTTTTCTTATCATTACTCACGATGAAGAATTTTCAAAAGAGCTAGGGGAAAGGTTCCTGAACATTAAGAAAGGACGGGTTTATGATAATGAGAATGCATACTATTGA
- a CDS encoding energy-coupling factor transporter transmembrane component T family protein, translated as MIMRMHTIDPRTKLILVITFSTSAVLVNGLIWLVALLLLVILTSLCMGGKLKPLIVKLKKLYILLIGIIIIQSIFTRGGNPVLQVGNLNLITDIGIWRGVNYLLRITIVILSVSILMTSSERRLLQGLIQLGLPYELAYMVSIAIRFLPLLKEEMQDSLNAIMLRGVNPKAMSMSNKLKLYQYVLTPIILGALNKSKQLAISMESRGFRAYHQRTSLIELRFRWLDYVLCLVAVGILGLYLTIRVVGG; from the coding sequence ATGATAATGAGAATGCATACTATTGATCCTCGCACTAAACTCATCCTAGTTATTACTTTTTCTACCTCTGCTGTTTTGGTTAATGGCCTTATATGGTTAGTAGCTTTACTGCTACTTGTTATACTTACGTCTTTATGTATGGGAGGAAAGTTAAAGCCCCTAATAGTTAAATTAAAAAAGCTTTATATATTACTTATTGGAATAATCATTATACAAAGCATCTTTACAAGAGGTGGAAACCCCGTACTTCAAGTTGGTAACCTAAACTTAATAACAGATATAGGGATATGGCGTGGTGTTAATTATCTACTCCGTATAACCATCGTCATATTGTCTGTCTCCATTTTGATGACCTCTAGTGAGAGGAGATTATTGCAAGGATTAATTCAACTAGGGCTACCCTATGAATTAGCTTATATGGTATCCATAGCTATTCGATTTCTGCCTTTACTGAAAGAAGAAATGCAAGATAGTTTAAACGCAATTATGTTAAGGGGCGTGAATCCTAAAGCCATGTCCATGTCAAACAAATTGAAGCTCTATCAGTATGTATTAACGCCCATTATTTTAGGGGCTTTGAATAAGTCAAAACAGTTAGCTATTTCTATGGAGAGTAGGGGATTTAGAGCTTATCACCAGCGGACAAGTTTAATAGAATTAAGGTTTCGATGGTTAGATTATGTATTATGTTTGGTGGCAGTAGGAATTTTAGGTTTATATTTAACTATTCGTGTTGTGGGAGGTTAA
- the mobB gene encoding molybdopterin-guanine dinucleotide biosynthesis protein B translates to MKVISVYGYSGTGKTTTIENIIKELKRRRYKVASVKEIHFEGFTIDQEGTNTYRHKEAGSELVTARGYTETDILYQEKLSIQEILNLYKLYDYVIMEGVTDCNCPKILTAKTEADITTRIDGHVFIISGRIANEKSTYKELPVMNSLDNIEELVDRIEDYAIEPLPDFSETCCGLCGTNCKEHLKRVLQGKALLSQCKIKDDNTIRLTVGNKELDLVPFVQNILRNAVMGIVSELDGFCEGSDIHIELKGKSI, encoded by the coding sequence ATGAAGGTTATATCAGTATACGGTTACTCTGGAACAGGGAAGACCACCACCATTGAAAATATTATAAAGGAATTGAAAAGAAGGCGATACAAGGTAGCTTCGGTTAAAGAGATACATTTTGAAGGATTCACGATAGATCAAGAAGGGACCAATACTTATCGACATAAAGAAGCTGGCTCAGAACTGGTTACAGCTAGAGGATATACTGAAACGGATATATTGTACCAAGAAAAGCTATCCATTCAGGAGATATTGAATCTATATAAACTTTACGATTATGTGATTATGGAAGGTGTTACAGATTGTAATTGTCCCAAAATTTTAACTGCCAAAACTGAAGCGGATATAACTACTCGGATTGATGGTCATGTATTTATAATCTCTGGTAGGATAGCTAATGAGAAATCCACGTATAAAGAATTGCCTGTTATGAACAGTTTGGATAATATTGAGGAGTTAGTCGATCGAATAGAAGATTATGCTATAGAGCCATTACCGGATTTTAGTGAAACCTGTTGTGGGTTATGCGGTACCAACTGTAAAGAACATTTGAAGCGAGTGCTTCAAGGAAAAGCTCTATTGTCTCAATGTAAAATCAAAGATGATAATACAATACGTTTAACAGTAGGTAATAAAGAGCTGGATCTTGTTCCCTTTGTACAAAATATTCTCAGAAATGCTGTCATGGGAATAGTAAGTGAGTTAGATGGGTTTTGTGAAGGCAGTGATATTCATATCGAATTGAAGGGTAAATCAATATGA
- a CDS encoding BUD32 family EKC/KEOPS complex subunit translates to MMTPIERIEKYKSKKNHVYAVEFSSNGEKKRAVLKDFNSIESKQQEIFYLQLLRDHNIKVPKILDQHDQMILLEYLAGELLLERIINLEERQIDPELPMVKEVFNQLLSWLGQFYRITENVLEKKMIFGDVNFRNFIINDHLYGFDFEDCREGSPEEDGGAICAHLLTYYPEYTSWKQKACGVLQSIMIEDFHYEKNRLEKATNYYLDIIKERRSIFKKK, encoded by the coding sequence ATGATGACTCCCATTGAAAGGATTGAAAAATATAAGAGTAAGAAAAATCACGTCTATGCTGTAGAATTCTCATCTAATGGGGAGAAGAAAAGGGCGGTGCTCAAAGACTTTAATTCCATAGAGAGTAAGCAACAAGAAATCTTCTATTTACAGCTTCTTCGTGATCATAATATTAAGGTACCTAAGATTCTTGACCAGCATGACCAAATGATCCTACTGGAGTATTTAGCAGGAGAATTATTATTGGAACGAATTATCAATCTAGAAGAAAGACAAATTGATCCCGAATTACCAATGGTTAAGGAGGTATTTAACCAGTTACTTTCTTGGTTAGGTCAATTCTATAGAATTACAGAGAATGTCTTAGAAAAGAAAATGATCTTTGGAGATGTCAACTTTAGAAACTTTATTATAAATGATCATCTATATGGTTTTGATTTTGAAGATTGCAGAGAAGGATCACCAGAAGAAGATGGAGGAGCAATCTGCGCACATCTTCTAACCTACTATCCTGAATATACATCATGGAAGCAAAAGGCTTGTGGGGTTTTACAGAGTATCATGATTGAAGACTTTCACTACGAAAAGAACAGATTAGAAAAAGCAACAAATTATTATCTTGATATAATCAAAGAGCGACGTTCTATCTTCAAGAAGAAATAG
- a CDS encoding glycerol dehydrogenase, translated as MRKILISPSKYVQENGALENLGEYVLSFGKKALLVASEEDCSRVQGTLDKALNKKAFQIVYGGFGAECTGEEVERLISVCKEKQCEVAIGLGGGKALDTAKAVADASDLPVITIPTIASTDAPCSSLSVVYNDKGEFQEYRFYKSNPDVVLVDTAIIAKAPVRFLVAGMGDALSTYFEARACRRAFASNIPGGKSTKLAIAAAKLCYETLLEDSLKAVAACKANVVTQALENIIEANTLLSGLGFESSGLAAAHAIHNGLTALEETHHCYHGEKVSFGTIVHLILENAPQEEIEEVYAYCKSVGLPTCLADLGVKEVTDEKVRAVAKLSTAQNETIHNMPFEVTMEDVYAAIYTADKLGRN; from the coding sequence ATGAGGAAAATACTAATTTCACCATCAAAGTATGTACAAGAAAATGGAGCTTTAGAAAATTTAGGAGAATATGTTCTTTCTTTTGGAAAGAAAGCATTACTGGTAGCATCAGAGGAAGATTGTAGTCGTGTACAAGGAACTTTAGATAAAGCCTTAAACAAAAAAGCTTTCCAAATCGTATATGGAGGTTTTGGAGCAGAATGTACAGGAGAAGAAGTTGAACGACTCATTTCTGTATGCAAAGAAAAGCAATGTGAAGTTGCCATTGGTCTTGGCGGGGGTAAAGCTTTAGATACTGCAAAAGCAGTTGCCGATGCATCGGACTTACCAGTTATCACCATACCAACGATAGCATCAACAGATGCCCCCTGTTCTTCATTATCCGTTGTTTATAATGATAAAGGAGAATTTCAAGAATACAGATTTTATAAGAGTAATCCAGATGTGGTTTTAGTAGATACGGCGATTATTGCTAAAGCACCAGTAAGATTTTTAGTTGCTGGAATGGGGGATGCATTATCTACGTATTTTGAAGCAAGAGCTTGCCGGCGTGCATTTGCAAGTAATATTCCAGGTGGAAAAAGTACAAAGCTGGCTATAGCGGCTGCAAAATTGTGTTATGAAACCCTACTAGAAGATTCACTAAAAGCTGTAGCAGCATGTAAGGCCAATGTGGTCACACAAGCATTAGAAAACATTATTGAAGCGAACACATTACTTAGTGGACTAGGATTTGAATCATCAGGACTTGCTGCTGCTCATGCTATTCACAATGGATTGACTGCATTAGAGGAAACACATCATTGTTATCATGGTGAAAAAGTTTCTTTTGGAACGATTGTGCACTTGATCTTAGAAAATGCTCCACAGGAAGAAATTGAAGAAGTATATGCTTATTGTAAGTCTGTCGGTTTACCAACATGTCTAGCTGACTTAGGTGTAAAAGAAGTAACGGATGAAAAAGTACGTGCAGTAGCCAAACTATCAACTGCCCAAAATGAGACGATTCACAACATGCCATTTGAAGTAACTATGGAAGATGTTTATGCAGCGATCTATACTGCTGATAAGTTAGGTAGAAATTAA
- the dhaK gene encoding dihydroxyacetone kinase subunit DhaK: MKKIINKAENMVIEMCEGMVAAHPKKLAFNRKYKLLMRKKLNSNKVSLISGGGSGHEPAHAGYVGEGMLDVAVCGDVFASPSTIQVYNAILESESNKGTLLVIKNYSGDVMNFEAAAEMAEEDCDMEVAKVYVNDDIAVKDSLYTVGRRGVAGTVYVHKLAGAAAEAEKSLEEVKAVAEKVINNVRSIGFALTSCTVPAKGTPTFEISEKEIEFGVGIHGEPGVARQAIKTANELAQDCISLLLKDLPFESGDEVALMINGFGATPLKELYVFNNAVSKLLNGYNIKIYDTMVGNYMTSIDMAGASVTMLKLDDELKELLDAPVNTIAINR, translated from the coding sequence ATGAAAAAGATAATCAATAAGGCAGAAAATATGGTAATTGAGATGTGTGAAGGTATGGTTGCGGCACATCCTAAAAAATTGGCCTTCAATAGAAAATACAAACTGCTGATGAGAAAGAAACTGAATTCCAATAAAGTTAGTTTGATTAGCGGTGGGGGATCTGGGCATGAACCTGCCCATGCGGGATACGTAGGTGAAGGTATGCTAGATGTTGCAGTCTGTGGAGACGTGTTTGCTTCTCCGTCAACTATTCAAGTATATAATGCCATTCTCGAATCAGAATCTAATAAAGGTACGCTATTGGTTATTAAAAATTATTCAGGAGATGTGATGAATTTTGAAGCTGCTGCAGAAATGGCAGAAGAAGACTGTGATATGGAAGTTGCTAAAGTATATGTTAATGATGATATTGCAGTAAAAGATAGCCTGTATACAGTAGGTCGTAGAGGGGTTGCTGGTACTGTTTACGTACATAAATTAGCTGGAGCTGCTGCTGAAGCTGAGAAATCCCTTGAAGAAGTCAAAGCAGTGGCAGAAAAAGTTATTAACAATGTTAGATCTATTGGATTTGCCCTTACTTCATGTACAGTACCTGCAAAAGGGACACCTACATTTGAGATATCAGAAAAAGAAATTGAGTTTGGTGTAGGTATTCATGGGGAACCAGGTGTAGCAAGGCAAGCAATTAAGACAGCAAATGAACTTGCTCAAGATTGTATCTCTTTGCTTCTTAAAGATCTACCTTTTGAAAGTGGAGACGAAGTGGCATTAATGATAAATGGGTTTGGAGCAACACCATTGAAAGAGCTCTATGTATTTAATAATGCAGTAAGTAAATTACTAAATGGATACAATATCAAGATTTATGATACTATGGTTGGCAATTATATGACATCAATAGATATGGCAGGCGCTTCAGTAACCATGTTAAAGCTGGATGATGAATTGAAGGAATTATTAGATGCACCGGTAAATACAATTGCAATTAATCGATAG